A region from the Rhodamnia argentea isolate NSW1041297 chromosome 7, ASM2092103v1, whole genome shotgun sequence genome encodes:
- the LOC115746864 gene encoding alanine--glyoxylate aminotransferase 2 homolog 3, mitochondrial-like, translated as MMRGGIARTARRALSGSSSSQHRRSRFVSFSQAAQTTEQENDRPRMPAFAYSPPPYAGPSSAEIIAKRQQFLSPSMFYFYKQPLNVVEGKMQYLYDDSGKRYLDGFGGIATVCCGHCHPDVVAAIVDQTRRLQHSTILYLNPAIADFAEALASKLPGDLNVVFFTNSGTEANELAMMIARLYTGCHDIISLRNAYHGNAAGTMGATAQSNWKFNIVQTGVHHALNPDPYRGVFGSDGEKYARDVQELIEFGTSGNVAGFISEAIQGVGGIIELAPGYLPAVYSSIRKAGGLCIADEVQAGYARTGSHFWGFESHGVVPDIVTMAKGIGNGIPLGAVVTTSKIAEVLTRRSYFNTFGGNPVCTAAGHAVLKVIEKENLQENAHVVGSHLKDRLTSLMDKYEIIGDVRGRGLLLGVELVTDRKLKTPAKAETLHVMEQMKDLGLLIGKGGYYGNVFRITPPLCITKEDADFLVDVMDYTLSKM; from the exons ATGATGCGGGGAGGGATTGCCAGAACCGCCAGAAGGGCATTGTCGGGATCTTCCTCCTCCCAACACCGTCGGTCCCGCTTCGTCTCTTTCTCCCAGGCCGCCCAGACGACGGAGCAGGAAAATGATCGCCCCAGAATGCCCGCCTTCGCCTACTCTCCCCCGCCGTACGCCGGCCCCTCCTCGGCGGAGATCATCGCCAAGCGCCAGCAGTTCCTCAGCCCCTCCATGTTCTACTTCTACAAACAACCC CTGAACGTGGTGGAAGGGAAGATGCAGTACCTGTACGATGATAGCGGGAAGAGATACCTGGACGGGTTCGGGGGGATAGCCACCGTGTGCTGTGGCCACTGCCACCCCGACGTGGTGGCCGCCATCGTCGACCAGACCCGCCGCCTCCAGCACTCCACCATCCTCTATCTGAACCCCGCCATCGCCGACTTCGCCGAGGCCCTCGCCTCCAAGCTCCCCGGAGATCTCAAC GTGGTGTTCTTTACGAACTCGGGGACGGAGGCAAACGAGCTAGCGATGATGATAGCGAGGCTGTACACCGGTTGCCACGACATAATATCGCTAAGGAACGCATATCACGGGAACGCCGCCGGGACCATGGGGGCTACGGCGCAGAGCAACTGGAAGTTCAACATCGTACAG ACTGGAGTTCACCATGCCTTAAACCCAGATCCATACAGAGGTGTTTTTGGTTCAGATGGAGAGAAGTACGCCAGAGATGTCCAGGAACTCATCGAGTTTGGCACTAGTGGCAATGTGGCTGGTTTCATCTCTGAAGCTATACAG GGTGTGGGAGGCATTATTGAATTGGCCCCAGGTTACTTGCCCGCTGTATATAGCAGCATCAGGAAAGCCGGTGGCCTTTGTATTGCTGATGAAGTTCAAGCTGGATACGCTCGCACAGGGAGTCACTTTTGGGGTTTCGAATCCCACGGGGTTGTGCCGGACATTGTTACAATGGCAAAG GGCATTGGAAATGGCATTCCTCTTGGAGCCGTGGTGACCACTTCCAAAATCGCAGAGGTGCTGACCCGTCGCAGTTATTTCAATACCTTTGGTGGCAACCCGGTCTGCACGGCTGCTGGGCATGCTGTGTTGAAAGTGATCGAGAAAGAAAATCTTCAGGAGAACGCACACGTCGTGGGGTCCCATCTCAAAGACAGACTGACTTCGCTCATGGACAAATACGAAA TTATTGGGGATGTGAGGGGTCGGGGGTTGTTGCTTGGAGTTGAACTCGTTACTGATCGCAAGTTGAAAACCCCTGCGAAAGCTGAAACTCTACATGTGATGGAACAAATGAAAG ATCTGGGTCTATTGATCGGCAAAGGAGGGTACTATGGAAACGTGTTCCGAATCACGCCGCCTCTGTGCATCACCAAAGAAGATGCAG ATTTTCTGGTGGATGTGATGGATTATACGCTATCGAAGATGTAA
- the LOC115746933 gene encoding uncharacterized protein LOC115746933 isoform X4 has protein sequence MRRLDHAIPCRSRVAETVSRQVRVLLFCSMGKMKMSLGDGDEWSWRRKDPSSRGDSGVGADEGSSELSSTSAGGDTRYGEHNSRIMMIGDIPVHLEATPNYPLNCNESPGTQGAAQERDIGTDSQKSPKHCEIRAAPEVVRKVELASYDTGTHRGSDGVVNFIKRRTRVDLRNQGTTRSDSSIKVEKLHTSIGLKDARSLSASIFVNKAKPFDICLPRRRRLDFAETSDPVEDCEQTHEAVQLVEQESRVLRPGMVLLKNYVTLREQIDIIRKCREIGIGPGGFYQPCYQDGAKLRLQMMCLGLDWDPNTRKYERQRRVDGCSAPDIPNEFILAVKRAIGDAKDLVKKGDRRSNLRNDLPTMSPNICIVNFYTTTGRLGLHQDRDESRESLRKGLPVVSFSIGDSAEFLFRDYRDADGAERVMLESGDVVIFGGESRMVFHGISSVVPNSAPKALVDKSGLRPGRLNLTFRQF, from the exons ATGCGCCGCCTGGATCATGCCATCCCATGCCGTTCACGAGTGGCGGAGACGGTTTCCCGCCAAGTTAGAGTTCTCCTCTTTTGCTCCatggggaagatgaagatgagtcTCGGCGATGGTGATGAGTGGTCTTGGCGAAGGAAGGACCCGAGTTCTCGCGGCGATTCTGGG GTTGGGGCTGACGAAGGTTCCTCTGAACTTTCTTCTACGTCTGCGGGCGGTGATACGCGTTATGGGGAGCATAATTCACGGATAATGATGATCGGTGACATTCCTGTTCATCTTGAGGCGACCCCGAATTATCCATTAAACTGCAATGAGAGTCCTGGGACACAAGGAGCTGCACAAGAGAGGGACATTGGTACAGATAGCCAAAAATCACCAAAGCATTGTGAGATAAGGGCTGCTCCAGAAGTTGTCCGCAAGGTAGAATTGGCTTCATATGACACTGGTACTCATAGGGGAAGTGATGGTGTAGTCAACTTCATCAAGAGGAGAACTCGAGTAGACCTAAGGAATCAAGGGACAACTAGGTCTGATAGTTCAAttaaagttgagaagttgcatacTTCTATTGGATTGAAGGATGCTAGGAGCTTGAGTGCTTCCATTTTTGTGAATAAGGCAAAACCGTTCGATATTTGTCTTCCTCGAAGAAGACGATTGGACTTTGCAGAAACTTCTGACCCTGTAGAGGATTGTGAACAAACTCATGAAGCGGTACAATTGGTGGAACAGGAAAGCCGAGTTTTGAGGCCTGGAATGGTTCTGCTCAAGAACTATGTCACCCTCAGAGAACAG ATTGATATTATAAGAAAGTGTAGAGAGATTGGTATTGGTCCAGGGGGGTTTTACCAACCGTGTTACCAGGATGGAGCAAAGCTCCGTTTGCAGATGATGTGTCTTGGTCTTGACTGGGATCCAAACACAAGAAAATATGAGCGACAGAGACGAGTTGATGGTTGCTCCGCACCCGATATTCCTAATGAGTTTATCCTAGCAGTCAAAAGGGCAATTGGAGATGCAAAAGACCTTGTTAAGAAGGGCGACAGAAGAAGTAATCTCAGAAACGACCTCCCGACAATGTCTCCAAACATATGCATTGTCAATTTCTATACTACCACTGGGCGACTTGGTCTTCACCAG GATCGCGACGAAAGCCGGGAGAGTCTGCGGAAAGGATTACCCGTGGTCTCATTTTCCATTGGCGATTCAGCCGAGTTCTTGTTTCGAGATTACCGTGACGCGGACGGAGCAGAGAGAGTCATGCTGGAATCAGGTGATGTAGTGATATTTGGAGGCGAGTCGAGAATGGTTTTTCATGGCATATCGTCTGTTGTCCCTAACTCCGCTCCCAAGGCGTTGGTGGATAAGTCCGGGCTCCGCCCTGGACGCCTTAACCTGACCTTTCGACAGTTCTGA
- the LOC115746933 gene encoding uncharacterized protein LOC115746933 isoform X3: MRRLDHAIPCRSRVAETVSRQVRVLLFCSMGKMKMSLGDGDEWSWRRKDPSSRGDSGVHSDSVGADEGSSELSSTSAGGDTRYGEHNSRIMMIGDIPVHLEATPNYPLNCNESPGTQGAAQERDIGTDSQKSPKHCEIRAAPEVVRKVELASYDTGTHRGSDGVVNFIKRRTRVDLRNQGTTRSDSSIKVEKLHTSIGLKDARSLSASIFVNKAKPFDICLPRRRRLDFAETSDPVEDCEQTHEAVQLVEQESRVLRPGMVLLKNYVTLREQIDIIRKCREIGIGPGGFYQPCYQDGAKLRLQMMCLGLDWDPNTRKYERQRRVDGCSAPDIPNEFILAVKRAIGDAKDLVKKGDRRSNLRNDLPTMSPNICIVNFYTTTGRLGLHQDRDESRESLRKGLPVVSFSIGDSAEFLFRDYRDADGAERVMLESGDVVIFGGESRMVFHGISSVVPNSAPKALVDKSGLRPGRLNLTFRQF, encoded by the exons ATGCGCCGCCTGGATCATGCCATCCCATGCCGTTCACGAGTGGCGGAGACGGTTTCCCGCCAAGTTAGAGTTCTCCTCTTTTGCTCCatggggaagatgaagatgagtcTCGGCGATGGTGATGAGTGGTCTTGGCGAAGGAAGGACCCGAGTTCTCGCGGCGATTCTGGGGTTCATTCTGACTCT GTTGGGGCTGACGAAGGTTCCTCTGAACTTTCTTCTACGTCTGCGGGCGGTGATACGCGTTATGGGGAGCATAATTCACGGATAATGATGATCGGTGACATTCCTGTTCATCTTGAGGCGACCCCGAATTATCCATTAAACTGCAATGAGAGTCCTGGGACACAAGGAGCTGCACAAGAGAGGGACATTGGTACAGATAGCCAAAAATCACCAAAGCATTGTGAGATAAGGGCTGCTCCAGAAGTTGTCCGCAAGGTAGAATTGGCTTCATATGACACTGGTACTCATAGGGGAAGTGATGGTGTAGTCAACTTCATCAAGAGGAGAACTCGAGTAGACCTAAGGAATCAAGGGACAACTAGGTCTGATAGTTCAAttaaagttgagaagttgcatacTTCTATTGGATTGAAGGATGCTAGGAGCTTGAGTGCTTCCATTTTTGTGAATAAGGCAAAACCGTTCGATATTTGTCTTCCTCGAAGAAGACGATTGGACTTTGCAGAAACTTCTGACCCTGTAGAGGATTGTGAACAAACTCATGAAGCGGTACAATTGGTGGAACAGGAAAGCCGAGTTTTGAGGCCTGGAATGGTTCTGCTCAAGAACTATGTCACCCTCAGAGAACAG ATTGATATTATAAGAAAGTGTAGAGAGATTGGTATTGGTCCAGGGGGGTTTTACCAACCGTGTTACCAGGATGGAGCAAAGCTCCGTTTGCAGATGATGTGTCTTGGTCTTGACTGGGATCCAAACACAAGAAAATATGAGCGACAGAGACGAGTTGATGGTTGCTCCGCACCCGATATTCCTAATGAGTTTATCCTAGCAGTCAAAAGGGCAATTGGAGATGCAAAAGACCTTGTTAAGAAGGGCGACAGAAGAAGTAATCTCAGAAACGACCTCCCGACAATGTCTCCAAACATATGCATTGTCAATTTCTATACTACCACTGGGCGACTTGGTCTTCACCAG GATCGCGACGAAAGCCGGGAGAGTCTGCGGAAAGGATTACCCGTGGTCTCATTTTCCATTGGCGATTCAGCCGAGTTCTTGTTTCGAGATTACCGTGACGCGGACGGAGCAGAGAGAGTCATGCTGGAATCAGGTGATGTAGTGATATTTGGAGGCGAGTCGAGAATGGTTTTTCATGGCATATCGTCTGTTGTCCCTAACTCCGCTCCCAAGGCGTTGGTGGATAAGTCCGGGCTCCGCCCTGGACGCCTTAACCTGACCTTTCGACAGTTCTGA
- the LOC115746933 gene encoding uncharacterized protein LOC115746933 isoform X5, protein MMIGDIPVHLEATPNYPLNCNESPGTQGAAQERDIGTDSQKSPKHCEIRAAPEVVRKVELASYDTGTHRGSDGVVNFIKRRTRVDLRNQGTTRSDSSIKVEKLHTSIGLKDARSLSASIFVNKAKPFDICLPRRRRLDFAETSDPVEDCEQTHEAVQLVEQESRVLRPGMVLLKNYVTLREQIDIIRKCREIGIGPGGFYQPCYQDGAKLRLQMMCLGLDWDPNTRKYERQRRVDGCSAPDIPNEFILAVKRAIGDAKDLVKKGDRRSNLRNDLPTMSPNICIVNFYTTTGRLGLHQDRDESRESLRKGLPVVSFSIGDSAEFLFRDYRDADGAERVMLESGDVVIFGGESRMVFHGISSVVPNSAPKALVDKSGLRPGRLNLTFRQF, encoded by the exons ATGATGATCGGTGACATTCCTGTTCATCTTGAGGCGACCCCGAATTATCCATTAAACTGCAATGAGAGTCCTGGGACACAAGGAGCTGCACAAGAGAGGGACATTGGTACAGATAGCCAAAAATCACCAAAGCATTGTGAGATAAGGGCTGCTCCAGAAGTTGTCCGCAAGGTAGAATTGGCTTCATATGACACTGGTACTCATAGGGGAAGTGATGGTGTAGTCAACTTCATCAAGAGGAGAACTCGAGTAGACCTAAGGAATCAAGGGACAACTAGGTCTGATAGTTCAAttaaagttgagaagttgcatacTTCTATTGGATTGAAGGATGCTAGGAGCTTGAGTGCTTCCATTTTTGTGAATAAGGCAAAACCGTTCGATATTTGTCTTCCTCGAAGAAGACGATTGGACTTTGCAGAAACTTCTGACCCTGTAGAGGATTGTGAACAAACTCATGAAGCGGTACAATTGGTGGAACAGGAAAGCCGAGTTTTGAGGCCTGGAATGGTTCTGCTCAAGAACTATGTCACCCTCAGAGAACAG ATTGATATTATAAGAAAGTGTAGAGAGATTGGTATTGGTCCAGGGGGGTTTTACCAACCGTGTTACCAGGATGGAGCAAAGCTCCGTTTGCAGATGATGTGTCTTGGTCTTGACTGGGATCCAAACACAAGAAAATATGAGCGACAGAGACGAGTTGATGGTTGCTCCGCACCCGATATTCCTAATGAGTTTATCCTAGCAGTCAAAAGGGCAATTGGAGATGCAAAAGACCTTGTTAAGAAGGGCGACAGAAGAAGTAATCTCAGAAACGACCTCCCGACAATGTCTCCAAACATATGCATTGTCAATTTCTATACTACCACTGGGCGACTTGGTCTTCACCAG GATCGCGACGAAAGCCGGGAGAGTCTGCGGAAAGGATTACCCGTGGTCTCATTTTCCATTGGCGATTCAGCCGAGTTCTTGTTTCGAGATTACCGTGACGCGGACGGAGCAGAGAGAGTCATGCTGGAATCAGGTGATGTAGTGATATTTGGAGGCGAGTCGAGAATGGTTTTTCATGGCATATCGTCTGTTGTCCCTAACTCCGCTCCCAAGGCGTTGGTGGATAAGTCCGGGCTCCGCCCTGGACGCCTTAACCTGACCTTTCGACAGTTCTGA
- the LOC115746933 gene encoding uncharacterized protein LOC115746933 isoform X2, with protein MRRLDHAIPCRSRVAETVSRQVRVLLFCSMGKMKMSLGDGDEWSWRRKDPSSRGDSGVHSDSVSGFSFLVGADEGSSELSSTSAGGDTRYGEHNSRIMMIGDIPVHLEATPNYPLNCNESPGTQGAAQERDIGTDSQKSPKHCEIRAAPEVVRKVELASYDTGTHRGSDGVVNFIKRRTRVDLRNQGTTRSDSSIKVEKLHTSIGLKDARSLSASIFVNKAKPFDICLPRRRRLDFAETSDPVEDCEQTHEAVQLVEQESRVLRPGMVLLKNYVTLREQIDIIRKCREIGIGPGGFYQPCYQDGAKLRLQMMCLGLDWDPNTRKYERQRRVDGCSAPDIPNEFILAVKRAIGDAKDLVKKGDRRSNLRNDLPTMSPNICIVNFYTTTGRLGLHQDRDESRESLRKGLPVVSFSIGDSAEFLFRDYRDADGAERVMLESGDVVIFGGESRMVFHGISSVVPNSAPKALVDKSGLRPGRLNLTFRQF; from the exons ATGCGCCGCCTGGATCATGCCATCCCATGCCGTTCACGAGTGGCGGAGACGGTTTCCCGCCAAGTTAGAGTTCTCCTCTTTTGCTCCatggggaagatgaagatgagtcTCGGCGATGGTGATGAGTGGTCTTGGCGAAGGAAGGACCCGAGTTCTCGCGGCGATTCTGGGGTTCATTCTGACTCTGTGAGTGGATTCTCTTTTCTT GTTGGGGCTGACGAAGGTTCCTCTGAACTTTCTTCTACGTCTGCGGGCGGTGATACGCGTTATGGGGAGCATAATTCACGGATAATGATGATCGGTGACATTCCTGTTCATCTTGAGGCGACCCCGAATTATCCATTAAACTGCAATGAGAGTCCTGGGACACAAGGAGCTGCACAAGAGAGGGACATTGGTACAGATAGCCAAAAATCACCAAAGCATTGTGAGATAAGGGCTGCTCCAGAAGTTGTCCGCAAGGTAGAATTGGCTTCATATGACACTGGTACTCATAGGGGAAGTGATGGTGTAGTCAACTTCATCAAGAGGAGAACTCGAGTAGACCTAAGGAATCAAGGGACAACTAGGTCTGATAGTTCAAttaaagttgagaagttgcatacTTCTATTGGATTGAAGGATGCTAGGAGCTTGAGTGCTTCCATTTTTGTGAATAAGGCAAAACCGTTCGATATTTGTCTTCCTCGAAGAAGACGATTGGACTTTGCAGAAACTTCTGACCCTGTAGAGGATTGTGAACAAACTCATGAAGCGGTACAATTGGTGGAACAGGAAAGCCGAGTTTTGAGGCCTGGAATGGTTCTGCTCAAGAACTATGTCACCCTCAGAGAACAG ATTGATATTATAAGAAAGTGTAGAGAGATTGGTATTGGTCCAGGGGGGTTTTACCAACCGTGTTACCAGGATGGAGCAAAGCTCCGTTTGCAGATGATGTGTCTTGGTCTTGACTGGGATCCAAACACAAGAAAATATGAGCGACAGAGACGAGTTGATGGTTGCTCCGCACCCGATATTCCTAATGAGTTTATCCTAGCAGTCAAAAGGGCAATTGGAGATGCAAAAGACCTTGTTAAGAAGGGCGACAGAAGAAGTAATCTCAGAAACGACCTCCCGACAATGTCTCCAAACATATGCATTGTCAATTTCTATACTACCACTGGGCGACTTGGTCTTCACCAG GATCGCGACGAAAGCCGGGAGAGTCTGCGGAAAGGATTACCCGTGGTCTCATTTTCCATTGGCGATTCAGCCGAGTTCTTGTTTCGAGATTACCGTGACGCGGACGGAGCAGAGAGAGTCATGCTGGAATCAGGTGATGTAGTGATATTTGGAGGCGAGTCGAGAATGGTTTTTCATGGCATATCGTCTGTTGTCCCTAACTCCGCTCCCAAGGCGTTGGTGGATAAGTCCGGGCTCCGCCCTGGACGCCTTAACCTGACCTTTCGACAGTTCTGA
- the LOC115746933 gene encoding uncharacterized protein LOC115746933 isoform X1 — MRRLDHAIPCRSRVAETVSRQVRVLLFCSMGKMKMSLGDGDEWSWRRKDPSSRGDSGVHSDSVSGFSFLVKVGADEGSSELSSTSAGGDTRYGEHNSRIMMIGDIPVHLEATPNYPLNCNESPGTQGAAQERDIGTDSQKSPKHCEIRAAPEVVRKVELASYDTGTHRGSDGVVNFIKRRTRVDLRNQGTTRSDSSIKVEKLHTSIGLKDARSLSASIFVNKAKPFDICLPRRRRLDFAETSDPVEDCEQTHEAVQLVEQESRVLRPGMVLLKNYVTLREQIDIIRKCREIGIGPGGFYQPCYQDGAKLRLQMMCLGLDWDPNTRKYERQRRVDGCSAPDIPNEFILAVKRAIGDAKDLVKKGDRRSNLRNDLPTMSPNICIVNFYTTTGRLGLHQDRDESRESLRKGLPVVSFSIGDSAEFLFRDYRDADGAERVMLESGDVVIFGGESRMVFHGISSVVPNSAPKALVDKSGLRPGRLNLTFRQF; from the exons ATGCGCCGCCTGGATCATGCCATCCCATGCCGTTCACGAGTGGCGGAGACGGTTTCCCGCCAAGTTAGAGTTCTCCTCTTTTGCTCCatggggaagatgaagatgagtcTCGGCGATGGTGATGAGTGGTCTTGGCGAAGGAAGGACCCGAGTTCTCGCGGCGATTCTGGGGTTCATTCTGACTCTGTGAGTGGATTCTCTTTTCTTGTAAAA GTTGGGGCTGACGAAGGTTCCTCTGAACTTTCTTCTACGTCTGCGGGCGGTGATACGCGTTATGGGGAGCATAATTCACGGATAATGATGATCGGTGACATTCCTGTTCATCTTGAGGCGACCCCGAATTATCCATTAAACTGCAATGAGAGTCCTGGGACACAAGGAGCTGCACAAGAGAGGGACATTGGTACAGATAGCCAAAAATCACCAAAGCATTGTGAGATAAGGGCTGCTCCAGAAGTTGTCCGCAAGGTAGAATTGGCTTCATATGACACTGGTACTCATAGGGGAAGTGATGGTGTAGTCAACTTCATCAAGAGGAGAACTCGAGTAGACCTAAGGAATCAAGGGACAACTAGGTCTGATAGTTCAAttaaagttgagaagttgcatacTTCTATTGGATTGAAGGATGCTAGGAGCTTGAGTGCTTCCATTTTTGTGAATAAGGCAAAACCGTTCGATATTTGTCTTCCTCGAAGAAGACGATTGGACTTTGCAGAAACTTCTGACCCTGTAGAGGATTGTGAACAAACTCATGAAGCGGTACAATTGGTGGAACAGGAAAGCCGAGTTTTGAGGCCTGGAATGGTTCTGCTCAAGAACTATGTCACCCTCAGAGAACAG ATTGATATTATAAGAAAGTGTAGAGAGATTGGTATTGGTCCAGGGGGGTTTTACCAACCGTGTTACCAGGATGGAGCAAAGCTCCGTTTGCAGATGATGTGTCTTGGTCTTGACTGGGATCCAAACACAAGAAAATATGAGCGACAGAGACGAGTTGATGGTTGCTCCGCACCCGATATTCCTAATGAGTTTATCCTAGCAGTCAAAAGGGCAATTGGAGATGCAAAAGACCTTGTTAAGAAGGGCGACAGAAGAAGTAATCTCAGAAACGACCTCCCGACAATGTCTCCAAACATATGCATTGTCAATTTCTATACTACCACTGGGCGACTTGGTCTTCACCAG GATCGCGACGAAAGCCGGGAGAGTCTGCGGAAAGGATTACCCGTGGTCTCATTTTCCATTGGCGATTCAGCCGAGTTCTTGTTTCGAGATTACCGTGACGCGGACGGAGCAGAGAGAGTCATGCTGGAATCAGGTGATGTAGTGATATTTGGAGGCGAGTCGAGAATGGTTTTTCATGGCATATCGTCTGTTGTCCCTAACTCCGCTCCCAAGGCGTTGGTGGATAAGTCCGGGCTCCGCCCTGGACGCCTTAACCTGACCTTTCGACAGTTCTGA
- the LOC115746892 gene encoding uncharacterized protein LOC115746892, which yields MSSRDRKRAALYQKLQQLRAATNSTAVNKTSIIVDATKYISKLKEEVERLDQEAGTSQTSPNRLPVEVTVDTLNRGFRINVYSERNCPGLLVSILEAFEELGLNVLDARVSCSDNFHLEAVGGEDHGDGMDAQEVKQAVLEAIKSWSERNE from the exons ATGTCTTCGAGGGACAGAAAGAGAGCAGCTCTCTATCAGAAGTTGCAGCAGCTTCGCGCTGCTACCAACTCCACCGCG GTGAACAAGACCTCCATCATAGTGGACGCAACCAAATACATCTCCAAGCTGAAAGAGGAAGTGGAGAGACTCGACCAAGAAGCCGGAACCTCTCAGACTTCGCCAAACCGGTTGCCTGTG GAGGTGACGGTGGATACCCTGAATAGAGGGTTCCGCATCAACGTGTATTCGGAAAGGAACTGTCCCGGTTTGTTGGTTTCCATACTGGAAGCTTTCGAGGAGCTCGGGCTTAACGTTCTCGATGCTAGGGTTTCTTGCTCCGACAACTTCCACCTCGAAGCCGTAGGAGGAGAA GATCATGGCGACGGCATGGACGCTCAGGAGGTGAAGCAGGCGGTTTTGGAAGCTATTAAGAGCTGGAGCGAAAGGAACGAGTGA